Proteins encoded by one window of Bactrocera oleae isolate idBacOlea1 chromosome 4, idBacOlea1, whole genome shotgun sequence:
- the LOC106624278 gene encoding uncharacterized protein, with protein MAENKTFCPKIIKITALVLAFLLLVKTFLCFLLSFAILEEPPEDWPQRLKDDCNPKWYSWFSLILNAVGVVVYSYMYFGILNTHKFNLLVGLLGVTVYLIVSVPAHIMLWIKHSRPHTMMTLNCVGTAVSVICSPLSYIHYRRILADERIEEMEESEYSESKKK; from the exons atggctgaaaataaaactttttgcccgaaaattataaaaataactgcATTGGTTCTAGCATTTTTATTGCTAGTCAAAACGTTTCTATGTTTTCTTTTGTCTTTTGCCATACTCGAAGAACCGCCTGAAGACTGGCCCCAACGGCTAAAAG ATGACTGTAATCCCAAATGGTACAGTTGGTTCTCGCTAATTCTCAACGCGGTTGGTGTTGtggtatattcatatatgtattttggtATTCTTAAT ACACACAAATTTAACCTCCTGGTAGGTCTTCTTGGAGTAACGGTTTATCTTATAGTTTCCGTACCAGCTCATATCATGTTGTGGATAAAACATTCAAGGCCTCATACGATGATGACATTAAATTGTGTGGGAACTG CGGTATCCGTGATTTGCAGCCCATTATCCTACATTCACTACCGCAGAATACTCGCCGACGAGCGTATCGAAGAAATGGAGGAAAGCGAATATTCGGAAAGTAAGAagaaatga